The Miscanthus floridulus cultivar M001 chromosome 17, ASM1932011v1, whole genome shotgun sequence genome has a window encoding:
- the LOC136517485 gene encoding gamma-glutamyl hydrolase 1-like, whose amino-acid sequence MELESPKLLAFLLLVLLAAAAVRSSPTPEAIQLPSMAGHAQACAAADVRSSPTPEAVQLPSIAGHAQACAAAAVRSSPTPEAIQLPSMAGHAQACAAADVRSSPTPEAVQLPSIAGHAQACAAAAVRSSPTPEAIRLPSAAGHDQACAAAPADPAVYDRPVIGIVTHPGDGTYERHTHGPGSYIAASYVKFVQSAGARVVPLLYDEPEERLLEKLGLVNGVLFTGGSQKNGSYFETIKRIFQYVLDRNDAGDPFPLHAECLGFELVSMIVSKDHNILESFHALNQPSTLQFPNYSFIEGSVFQRFNHELIKKLSTDCLVMQNHGYGISPKRLQENVALSSFFKILTTSPDENGKVYVSTVQAKNYPITCTQWHPEKTIFEWGEPMTPHSEDAVQVTQHFANYFVSQARKSLNRAPADKVLNNLIDNYTPRFGTSKSFDEVYSFS is encoded by the exons ATGGAGTTGGAGTCTCCCAAGCTGCTCgctttcctcctcctcgtcctcctcgccgccgctgccgtgcGCTCTTCGCCGACGCCGGAGGCCATCCAGCTGCCGAGCATGGCGGGGCACGCCCAGGCCTGCGCCGCCGCTGACGTCCGCTCTTCGCCGACGCCGGAGGCCGTCCAGCTGCCGAGCATTGCGGGGCACGCCCAGGcctgcgccgccgctgccgtgcgCTCTTCGCCGACTCCGGAGGCCATCCAGCTGCCGAGCATGGCGGGGCACGCCCAGGCCTGCGCCGCCGCTGACGTCCGCTCTTCGCCGACGCCGGAGGCCGTCCAGCTGCCGAGCATTGCGGGGCACGCCCAGGcctgcgccgccgctgccgtgcgCTCTTCGCCGACTCCGGAGGCCATCCGGCTGCCGAGTGCGGCGGGGCACGATCAGGCCTGCGCCGCCGCGCCGGCGGACCCCGCCGTGTACGACCGGCCGGTCATTGGCATCGTGACGCACCCGGGCGACGGCACTTACGAGAGGCACACCCACGGCCCTGGCTCCTACATCGCCGCCTCCTACGTCAAGTTCGTCCAGTCCGCCGGCGCCCGCGTCGTCCCGCTCCTCTACGACGAGCCCGAGGAGCGCCTCCTCGAG AAATTGGGTTTGGTGAATGGCGTGCTGTTTACTGGTGGATCACAGAAGAATGGTTCATATTTTGAGACTATCAAAAGAATTTTCCAG TATGTTTTGGACAGGAATGATGCAGGagatccatttcctttgcatGCCGAATGTCTAGGCTTTGAGCTTGTAAGCATGATTGTCAGCAAG GACCATAATATTTTGGAGTCATTCCACGCCTTGAATCAGCCATCTACTCTGCAGTTCCCCAATTATTCCTTTATCGAAGGGTCAGTGTTTCAAAG GTTTAACCATGAACTCATCAAGAAACTGAGCACCGACTGCCTTGTCATGCAAAATCATGGA TATGGTATATCACCAAAGAGATTGCAAGAAAATGTTGCATTATCAAGTTTCTTCAAGATTCTTACCACATCACCTGATGAAAATGGCAAG GTCTATGTATCAACTGTACAAGCAAAGAATTATCCAATCACCTGCACGCAGTGGCATCCTGAG AAAACCATTTTTGAGTGGGGGGAGCCGATGACTCCACACAGTGAAGATGCAGTACAGGTGACTCAACATTTTGCCAATTATTTTGTCAG CCAAGCTCGCAAGTCCCTGAACAGGGCTCCCGCGGACAAGGTGCTGAACAACCTAATTGACAACTACACCCCCAGATTTGGAACCTC GAAATCTTTTGACGAGGTGTATAGCTTCTCCTGA